Proteins encoded together in one Lathyrus oleraceus cultivar Zhongwan6 chromosome 5, CAAS_Psat_ZW6_1.0, whole genome shotgun sequence window:
- the LOC127079756 gene encoding uncharacterized protein LOC127079756: MLISDEGDNGVFLDALDCFSPSQDSLLTSKCFGFEFWLSEPLSVRERKGNFLQEMGFVDTSSEFCSENKIVHCDERIMDCSEAVSNDCVLSSMEEASSEVESRDDDDDEKTDANLQGEELHGLRNREAEIVEGFQVIDIGKKKKRNWWRQFVNSGKLAGGIVRSKFSNASTDETCRINVRHNKKSWNHESSAVYGGQKIRAHKGLIWTMKFSPRGQYLATGGEDGVVRIWHVSSLNASSICYAKEVSAVSKLKHGVSFSSKKCCQSPVVVPSKILKIEESPLQELYGHSSDVVDLAWSDSDTLLSSSMDKTVRMWKIGYNQCLKVFHHKDYVTCIQFNPVDENYFISGSIDGKVRIWGIHEERVVDWADTRDVISAISYQPDGKGFVVGSLCGICRFYVSSGKQFVHKSKIRVNGKKKRSSSNKITDIQFSHKNHRRVMITSRDSKVRIFEDAELVQTYKGLLMSGSQTSSGNHIISVGEDSRVYIWNFNDSGNYFSKQRKTVSSHEHFRSKGVTVAIPWSGMTSERSCSFSDFVNYSSEKQRELVAAPSFRESERFSFGSWFSIDGSWRRSMTWPEEKLPSWDSPLSEIEFDHEELSFKDLWHENRVPDTWGLSVVAAGLDGTIKTFHNFGFPVRL, from the exons ATGCTGATCTCTGATGAAGGAGATAATGGTGTGTTCTTGGATGCATTGGATTGTTTTTCACCTTCTCAAGACTCTCTTTTGACAAGCAAATGTTTTGGGTTTGAGTTTTGGCTTAGTGAGCCTCTTAGTGTGAGGGAAAGAAAGGGAAATTTCCTACAAGAGATGGGTTTTGTTGATACTTCTTCTGAGTTTTGCTCTGAAAACAAAATTGTGCATTGCGACGAGAGGATAATGGATTGCAGTGAAGCAGTATCGAATGATTGCGTTTTGTCTTCAATGGAGGAAGCCTCTTCTGAGGTTGAGTCCagagatgatgatgatgatgaaaaAACCGATGCAAATTTACAAGGAGAGGAATTACATGGGCTAAGAAATAGAGAAGCTGAGATTGTAGAGGGATTTCAAGTTATTGATATTGgtaaaaagaaaaagagaaaCTGGTGGAGGCAATTTGTTAACAGTGGGAAGCTAGCTGGAGGGATAGTTAGATCAAAATTTAGTAATGCGAGTACGGATGAAACTTGCCGAATCAATGTAAGGCACAATAAGAAAAGCTGGAATCATGAGTCTAGTGCTGTGTATGGTGGACAAAAGATTAGAGCACACAAAGGTCTAATTTGGACTATGAAGTTTAGTCCTAGGGGCCAGTATCTCGCAACTGGAGGCGAAGATGGTGTTGTTCGTATATGGCATGTTTCATCGCTGAATGCGTCTAGTATTTGTTATGCTAAAGAAGTTAGCGCTGTTAGCAAATTGAAACATGGCGTGTCTTTTTCTTCGAAGAAATGTTGTCAATCCCCCGTTGTTGTTCCAAGTAAGATTCTCAAAATTGAGGAGTCCCCGCTTCAAGAACTATATGGTCATTCCAGTGATGTGGTGGATTTGGCTTGGTCTGATTCAGAT ACGCTCCTTTCCTCGTCTATGGATAAAACAGTTCGCATGTGGAAAATTGGTTATAATCAATGTTTAAAAGTTTTCCATCACAAAGATTATG TGACATGCATTCAATTCAACCCGGTTGATGAAAATTACTTCATAAGTGGCTCCATAGATGGTAAAGTCCGAATATGGGGAATACATGAAGAGCGAGTTGTTGACTGGGCCGACACACGAGATGTCATAAGTGCTATAAGTTATCAGCCAGATGGGAAG GGGTTTGTAGTCGGTTCCCTTTGTGGTATTTGCCGCTTTTATGTATCTTCAG GGAAACAATTTGTGCATAAGTCGAAGATTCGTGTCAATGGAAAGAAGAAGAGATCATCTAGCAACAAGATTACTGACATTCAG TTTTCTCATAAAAACCATCGGAGAGTAATGATCACATCACGAGATTCCAAAGTTAGAATATTCGAAGATGCTGAACTTGTTCAGACATATAAAG GTCTTCTAATGTCAGGAAGTCAGACGTCAAGCGGAAATCACATAATTTCAGTTGGCGAAGACTCTCGTGTGTATATTTGGAACTTCAACGACTCGGGAAATTATTTTTCGAAACAGAGAAAAACAGTTAGTTCCCATGAGCACTTTCGCTCCAAGGGTGTTACTGTCGCAATACCTTGGTCAGGCATGACATCAGAAAGAAGCTGCTCTTTCAGCGACTTTGTCAACTATTCTTCTGAAAAGCAACGCGAATTAGTGGCTGCTCCCAGTTTTAGAGAGTCGGAACGTTTTTCTTTTGGGAGTTGGTTCTCCATTGATGGTTCGTGGCGACGTTCTATGACATGGCCCGAAGAGAAACTTCCCAGTTGGGATTCACCTCTTTCggaaattgaatttgatcatgaGGAGCTATCTTTTAAAGATCTATGGCATGAGAATCGTGTCCCAGACACATGGGGACTCTCGGTTGTTGCAGCCGGTCTTGATGGAACCATCAAGACATTTCACAACTTTGGATTTCCTGTTAGGCTTTAG